The Oxalobacteraceae bacterium OTU3CINTB1 genome includes a window with the following:
- a CDS encoding c-type cytochrome, which yields MRILSFSLLALLAACDTGEQARSPVPGGDVGRGKLLLAQYQCGSCHQIPDVAAARGTLGPALESYGRRSYIAGQIPNRPDALARWIVDPASLKPGTAMPAMGVSEADARDMAAYLYALP from the coding sequence GTGCGCATCCTTTCCTTCTCCCTACTGGCGTTGTTGGCCGCCTGCGATACCGGCGAGCAGGCGCGTTCGCCGGTGCCGGGAGGCGATGTCGGACGTGGCAAGCTGCTGCTGGCGCAGTACCAATGCGGCTCTTGCCACCAAATCCCGGACGTGGCGGCGGCGCGCGGCACGCTTGGACCGGCACTGGAGAGCTATGGCCGCCGCAGTTATATCGCCGGCCAAATTCCCAATCGTCCCGATGCGCTGGCGCGCTGGATCGTCGATCCGGCGTCCCTGAAGCCCGGCACCGCGATGCCCGCCATGGGCGTCTCGGAGGCGGACGCCCGCGACATGGCAGCCTACCTGTACGCGTTGCCATGA
- a CDS encoding SRPBCC domain-containing protein: MAQSAQFDTFTMERSFAAPLARVFQAFSDPHQKKRWFAEGVQHEIEHYDMQFEVGGRELARYRFKPGTPFAGVTLESDGYILDIVPQQRIVAAATMAMGGRRFSASLHTFEFFSDESGATRLVFTHQAMYGDGADGPELRRAGWQKLLGQLHAAVAAN; the protein is encoded by the coding sequence ATGGCTCAGTCAGCGCAATTTGATACCTTCACCATGGAACGTAGCTTCGCCGCCCCGCTGGCGCGCGTGTTTCAAGCGTTCAGCGATCCGCATCAGAAGAAGCGCTGGTTTGCCGAAGGCGTCCAGCATGAGATCGAGCACTACGACATGCAATTCGAAGTTGGCGGACGCGAACTGGCGCGCTACCGATTCAAGCCCGGTACGCCCTTCGCCGGCGTGACGCTGGAATCGGACGGATACATCCTTGATATCGTTCCGCAACAACGCATCGTCGCCGCCGCCACGATGGCGATGGGCGGACGGCGTTTTTCCGCGTCCTTGCACACGTTCGAGTTCTTCAGCGACGAGTCCGGCGCTACACGCCTGGTCTTTACCCATCAGGCGATGTACGGCGACGGTGCGGACGGCCCGGAGCTGCGACGGGCCGGCTGGCAGAAACTGTTGGGTCAATTGCATGCTGCCGTAGCGGCCAACTAA
- a CDS encoding c-type cytochrome produces MSVSKSPTEWLQSALHPAGPDAAVIAQLTWILFIGGTLLFIGVMILCAMSLRGGRPVRPMVWIVGGGVLLPLVLLSALLVFGTWRSAQLSQPTSQHAIKISVIARMWWWEVRYTDPAGGEDIVLANEIRVPLGQPVYLGLSSADVIHSFWVPALAGKVDMVPGRVHGMSLQADRAGVYRAQCAEYCGEQHARMALHVVAQSPAEFSAWLAAQARPAGIVVQGGEVERGRRAFDEQRCAACHTIRTGPNRSATSDNGVAALGPDLTHVGSRLYLGAGTLRNGQGALAAWIADPHVAKPGVRMPASADMDGATLRALAAYLEQLK; encoded by the coding sequence ATGAGCGTATCCAAGAGTCCAACCGAGTGGCTGCAATCGGCGCTGCACCCGGCCGGACCGGATGCCGCCGTCATCGCGCAACTGACATGGATATTGTTCATCGGCGGCACGCTGCTCTTCATCGGCGTGATGATCCTGTGCGCGATGAGCCTTCGCGGCGGGCGCCCGGTACGGCCGATGGTCTGGATCGTCGGCGGCGGCGTGTTGCTGCCGCTGGTGCTGCTGTCGGCGTTGCTGGTGTTCGGCACCTGGCGCAGCGCCCAATTGAGCCAGCCGACGTCCCAGCACGCGATCAAGATATCGGTGATCGCGCGCATGTGGTGGTGGGAGGTGCGCTACACCGATCCCGCCGGCGGCGAGGATATCGTGCTGGCCAACGAGATCCGCGTGCCGCTCGGCCAGCCCGTGTATCTGGGCCTGAGCAGCGCCGACGTGATCCACAGCTTTTGGGTGCCGGCGCTGGCGGGCAAGGTGGACATGGTGCCGGGCCGCGTGCACGGCATGAGCTTGCAGGCGGATCGCGCCGGCGTGTACCGCGCGCAGTGCGCCGAATACTGCGGCGAGCAGCACGCGCGCATGGCCTTGCATGTCGTGGCGCAGTCTCCGGCCGAATTTTCCGCGTGGCTGGCTGCGCAGGCGCGGCCTGCCGGCATCGTGGTACAAGGAGGCGAAGTCGAACGCGGGCGGCGCGCCTTCGACGAACAGCGTTGCGCCGCCTGCCATACGATACGCACGGGACCAAACAGGAGCGCGACGTCGGACAACGGCGTCGCCGCCCTGGGCCCGGACCTGACGCACGTCGGCAGCCGCCTGTATCTGGGCGCGGGCACCTTGCGCAACGGGCAGGGTGCGCTGGCGGCGTGGATCGCCGATCCGCACGTCGCCAAGCCCGGTGTGCGCATGCCCGCCAGCGCCGACATGGACGGCGCCACCCTGCGCGCGCTGGCCGCTTACCTGGAGCAGCTCAAATGA
- a CDS encoding GNAT family N-acetyltransferase yields MGKPNISSAVAPELLAGWLAARSVARGLPLPVADSGGLRVDTGSDIEVRRYVFAGPVQEIRELARSITQPRTFIKMIGPAEQLLELVPAAWQLQPGAHVMVHDGAQDARPALPTGYRLELVMEGCTTLARIFSVGGDLAASGYAAEYGGTFIFDRIIVEEAHQRRGLGRAMMAALGSAQRSGATRRVLVATDAGRALYSTLGWTVIAPYSTVAT; encoded by the coding sequence ATGGGCAAGCCGAATATCTCCAGTGCCGTCGCCCCCGAGTTGCTGGCGGGTTGGCTTGCCGCACGGTCGGTCGCGCGCGGCTTGCCGCTGCCGGTAGCCGACAGTGGCGGGCTGCGCGTCGACACGGGATCGGACATCGAAGTTCGGCGCTATGTGTTCGCCGGACCGGTGCAGGAAATACGCGAGCTGGCCAGGTCGATTACGCAACCGCGCACCTTCATCAAAATGATCGGGCCAGCCGAACAACTGCTGGAACTCGTGCCGGCCGCATGGCAATTGCAGCCCGGCGCCCACGTCATGGTCCACGATGGCGCACAGGATGCGCGACCCGCCTTGCCTACAGGGTATCGGCTGGAATTGGTCATGGAAGGCTGCACCACCCTGGCCCGTATTTTCAGCGTCGGTGGCGACCTGGCCGCCAGCGGCTATGCGGCCGAATACGGCGGGACATTCATTTTCGACCGCATCATCGTCGAGGAAGCGCATCAGCGACGAGGGTTGGGCAGGGCGATGATGGCGGCGCTGGGTTCCGCGCAACGCTCAGGCGCCACGCGGCGGGTTCTCGTGGCGACCGATGCTGGGCGTGCCCTGTATTCGACGTTAGGCTGGACTGTTATTGCGCCTTATTCCACGGTGGCGACTTAG
- a CDS encoding cbb3-type cytochrome c oxidase subunit I, whose product MTAVRDLPSSLPRPAGELEQLERVWRTPRGLAFLTSVNNTTIGLLYIGTALLFFILAGILGLMIRAQLAVPENALLSAGTYNQVFTMHGTVMMFLFAIPVVEAIAVFLLPGMLGARDLPFPRLSAYAFWAYAVGGLGFFISLFWGLAPDGGWFMYPPLTGKEYSPGLNADFWLLGIGFIEISAIAGAIELIVGILFTRAPGMTLGRMPVYAWAMLVVGVMIVFAFPAVIAGTTLLELERAYDWPFFIPARGGDPLLWQHLFWFFGHPEVYIIFLPAAGMVSTMIPALAGTPLVGHRSIVAALVAVGFFSFALWAHHMFTAGLGLLETSLVSAASMAVAIPTGVQVFAWIATLWRGQVRINAPTLFLLGFMFIFVLGGLTGVMVAVLPFDWQVHDTYFIVAHLHYVLIGGLVFPMFAALYYWMPLVNGNRMSEPAARWVFGLMFGGMNLAFFPMHITGLLGMPRRVYTYSPEMGWDLLNLVSSIGAFALALGVLVFIVDAVRTLRLPEREHGNPWNASTLEWLPADDYATRSIPQVESREPLWDRPQLAREVEEGAHWLPGTATGRRESIVTSPVAARPLYLLVLPGDSWWPFAAAVGTAGFFLLLTIKMTLVAWACGIVAVASVLAWMWQSDTPPVQRTANVSDDVSLPVGVTGTASHSWWGTVIMLVVDGTIFAAFLFAHIHISMRLEVCPPPGSRLPEPFWPLLSCGLLLAGSLLIEWTRRTCAVVPDKARKAPRRGQGWQRLAIALALACMLGSFGLDLRGQALAGLDPTGHAWGATVAAMLAYQGLHAVLLFILAGYLLVRSWSGRLTPPARATLDNCALVWHYATLQGIVIAAAVQWLPKLMG is encoded by the coding sequence ATGACGGCGGTACGCGATCTCCCCAGCTCCCTGCCAAGGCCGGCGGGAGAGCTCGAACAACTTGAACGGGTCTGGCGCACGCCGCGCGGCCTCGCCTTCCTCACTTCAGTCAACAACACCACTATCGGGCTGCTTTACATCGGCACCGCGCTGCTGTTCTTTATTCTCGCCGGTATCCTGGGGTTGATGATCAGGGCGCAGCTGGCGGTTCCGGAGAACGCGCTGCTCAGCGCCGGCACCTACAACCAGGTGTTCACCATGCACGGCACGGTGATGATGTTCCTGTTCGCCATTCCCGTGGTCGAGGCGATCGCCGTGTTCCTGTTGCCCGGCATGCTGGGCGCGCGCGACCTGCCATTTCCGCGCCTGTCGGCCTACGCGTTCTGGGCCTACGCGGTCGGCGGCCTCGGTTTTTTCATCAGCCTGTTCTGGGGTCTGGCGCCGGACGGCGGCTGGTTCATGTATCCGCCGCTGACGGGCAAAGAGTATTCGCCCGGCCTGAACGCCGACTTCTGGTTGCTGGGCATAGGCTTCATCGAGATCTCGGCGATCGCCGGCGCCATCGAGCTGATTGTCGGCATCTTGTTTACGCGGGCGCCTGGCATGACCCTGGGCCGCATGCCGGTGTACGCGTGGGCCATGCTGGTGGTGGGCGTGATGATCGTGTTCGCGTTCCCGGCGGTGATCGCCGGCACCACCTTGCTGGAACTGGAGCGCGCCTACGACTGGCCTTTCTTCATTCCCGCGCGCGGCGGCGACCCGCTGCTGTGGCAGCACCTGTTCTGGTTCTTCGGCCACCCTGAGGTGTACATCATCTTCCTGCCGGCCGCCGGCATGGTGTCGACGATGATCCCGGCGCTGGCCGGCACGCCGCTGGTGGGGCACCGCTCGATCGTCGCCGCGCTGGTGGCGGTGGGCTTCTTCAGTTTCGCGCTGTGGGCGCACCATATGTTCACCGCCGGCCTCGGGCTGCTTGAAACGAGCCTGGTGTCGGCGGCCAGCATGGCGGTGGCGATACCCACCGGCGTGCAGGTGTTCGCGTGGATCGCTACGCTGTGGCGCGGGCAGGTGCGCATCAACGCGCCGACCTTGTTCCTGCTCGGTTTCATGTTCATCTTCGTGCTGGGCGGCCTGACCGGCGTGATGGTGGCGGTGCTGCCGTTCGACTGGCAGGTGCACGACACCTATTTCATCGTCGCCCACCTGCACTATGTGCTGATCGGCGGCCTGGTGTTCCCGATGTTCGCGGCGCTGTATTACTGGATGCCGCTGGTGAACGGCAACCGCATGTCGGAGCCAGCCGCGCGCTGGGTGTTCGGGTTGATGTTCGGCGGGATGAATTTGGCGTTCTTCCCGATGCATATCACCGGTTTGCTCGGCATGCCGCGCCGGGTGTACACATACTCGCCCGAGATGGGATGGGACCTTCTGAACCTTGTATCCAGCATCGGCGCCTTCGCGCTGGCGCTGGGTGTGCTGGTGTTTATCGTCGACGCGGTGCGCACCTTGCGCCTGCCGGAGCGCGAGCATGGCAATCCGTGGAACGCGTCCACGCTCGAATGGCTGCCGGCCGACGATTACGCCACGCGCAGCATTCCGCAGGTGGAGTCGCGCGAGCCTTTGTGGGACAGGCCGCAACTGGCGCGGGAGGTGGAAGAGGGCGCGCACTGGCTGCCCGGCACCGCGACCGGGCGGCGCGAGTCCATCGTCACCAGTCCGGTGGCCGCGCGCCCGCTGTATCTGCTGGTGCTCCCGGGCGACAGTTGGTGGCCGTTCGCCGCCGCAGTCGGCACGGCCGGCTTCTTCCTGCTGCTGACGATCAAAATGACCTTGGTCGCGTGGGCCTGCGGCATCGTGGCAGTGGCCTCGGTGCTGGCGTGGATGTGGCAGTCGGACACGCCGCCCGTGCAGCGCACGGCCAACGTCTCCGACGACGTGTCGTTGCCGGTCGGTGTCACCGGCACGGCCTCGCATTCGTGGTGGGGCACGGTCATCATGCTGGTGGTGGACGGCACCATCTTCGCCGCCTTCCTGTTCGCCCATATCCACATATCGATGCGGCTGGAGGTATGCCCGCCGCCGGGCAGCCGCCTGCCCGAACCGTTTTGGCCGCTGCTGTCGTGTGGTTTGCTGCTGGCCGGGTCGCTGCTGATCGAATGGACCCGGCGCACCTGCGCCGTCGTGCCGGACAAGGCGCGCAAGGCGCCACGCCGGGGGCAGGGCTGGCAGCGGCTGGCGATCGCACTGGCGTTGGCGTGCATGCTGGGCTCCTTCGGACTCGATCTGCGCGGCCAGGCGCTGGCGGGTCTCGATCCGACCGGGCACGCCTGGGGCGCGACGGTGGCGGCGATGCTGGCCTATCAGGGCCTGCACGCGGTGCTGCTGTTCATCCTGGCGGGTTATCTGTTGGTCCGTTCCTGGAGCGGCAGGCTGACGCCGCCCGCCCGCGCGACCCTCGACAACTGTGCGCTGGTGTGGCACTACGCCACGCTGCAAGGCATCGTCATCGCGGCGGCGGTGCAGTGGCTGCCCAAACTGATGGGATGA
- a CDS encoding ribonuclease E inhibitor RraB translates to MDIDFNMDFDSWPPSEELVSMLRSQFEHVKIYSPDSSGDGYVQFVLNALPTYELVIFIQKSVSEMAARFGGVCESWGVLH, encoded by the coding sequence GTGGATATCGACTTTAATATGGATTTTGATTCGTGGCCACCTTCCGAAGAACTAGTGAGTATGCTTCGTTCGCAATTTGAGCATGTGAAGATTTATTCCCCTGATTCAAGTGGAGACGGATATGTACAATTCGTTTTAAATGCTTTGCCGACGTACGAATTAGTTATTTTTATCCAAAAATCCGTCTCCGAAATGGCGGCCCGGTTCGGCGGCGTGTGTGAATCATGGGGCGTGTTGCACTGA
- a CDS encoding c-type cytochrome translates to MTMHRRRLVLITVAATLATLGALGAAVGAVVFFGGYYDISSTKLHFQPVHTVLEQGMRESVRHYARDIQTPTFVALAKARAPSGGMSSSPALLRGAGLYRDNCVVCHGAPGVAQDDIGKSMQPVPGPLADASRRWRPNELYWITRHGIKMSGMPAWEFHLADEDLWAVVGFLVALPEMSPQAYAAITKQAGAQPRAPRPERAHADALRGRLALSQYACNACHVIPGVTGPDTFVGPPLKDLAARKYIAGHLPNSAANLARWIRDPRQINPETAMPAMDVTESDARDMAAYLLSQ, encoded by the coding sequence ATGACGATGCACCGCCGACGACTCGTTTTGATCACCGTCGCCGCCACGCTGGCGACGCTCGGAGCGCTGGGCGCGGCCGTGGGCGCGGTGGTTTTCTTCGGCGGCTATTACGACATTTCCTCGACCAAGCTGCACTTCCAGCCGGTGCACACGGTGCTTGAACAGGGCATGCGCGAATCGGTGCGGCACTATGCGCGCGACATCCAAACGCCAACGTTCGTGGCGCTAGCCAAGGCGCGGGCGCCGTCGGGCGGCATGTCATCTTCGCCCGCACTGCTGCGCGGAGCCGGACTATATCGGGACAATTGTGTGGTGTGCCACGGCGCGCCGGGCGTCGCCCAGGACGATATCGGCAAGAGCATGCAGCCGGTGCCGGGACCTCTGGCAGACGCCTCGCGCCGCTGGCGTCCGAATGAACTGTATTGGATCACCCGCCACGGCATCAAGATGAGTGGCATGCCCGCGTGGGAATTCCATCTGGCGGACGAGGATTTGTGGGCGGTGGTCGGTTTCCTGGTCGCGCTGCCGGAGATGTCGCCGCAGGCGTATGCGGCCATTACCAAACAGGCCGGCGCGCAGCCGCGCGCACCCCGTCCCGAGCGCGCCCACGCGGACGCCTTGCGTGGGCGGCTCGCGCTCAGTCAATACGCGTGCAACGCCTGTCATGTGATTCCTGGCGTGACCGGGCCGGATACCTTTGTCGGTCCACCGCTGAAAGACCTGGCGGCGCGCAAATACATCGCCGGCCACCTGCCCAACAGCGCCGCCAACCTGGCGCGGTGGATACGCGATCCCCGGCAAATCAATCCGGAGACGGCGATGCCGGCGATGGACGTTACCGAATCGGACGCGCGCGACATGGCGGCGTATTTGCTTTCTCAATAG
- the urtE gene encoding urea ABC transporter ATP-binding subunit UrtE — protein sequence MLQVEKINQYYGSSHTLRGVSLELERGKCMALLGRNGVGKTTLLKCLMGVLPVSAGSVKLEGRDITRMAPHQRARAGIAYVPQGREIFARLTVEENLLMGLATHNGKKAGIIKGEVYELFPVLKDMLHRRGGDLSGGQQQQLAIARALLAEPKLIILDEPTEGIQPSIIKDIGNVIRLLRQRGDMAILLCEQYFDFAHELADQFMVLSRGEVVASGAQATMGDPDVKRHLAV from the coding sequence ATGCTGCAAGTTGAAAAAATCAATCAGTACTACGGTTCCTCGCATACCTTGCGGGGCGTGTCGCTGGAGCTGGAACGCGGCAAGTGCATGGCGCTGTTGGGCCGCAACGGCGTGGGCAAGACCACCTTGTTGAAGTGTTTGATGGGTGTGTTGCCGGTGTCGGCGGGCAGTGTGAAGCTGGAGGGACGCGACATCACGCGCATGGCGCCGCACCAGCGGGCGAGGGCGGGCATCGCCTACGTGCCGCAGGGACGCGAGATATTTGCGCGCCTGACGGTGGAGGAAAATCTGCTGATGGGGCTTGCCACGCATAACGGCAAGAAGGCCGGCATCATCAAGGGCGAGGTGTACGAGCTGTTTCCGGTGCTGAAGGATATGCTGCACCGGCGCGGCGGCGATTTGTCCGGCGGCCAGCAGCAGCAACTGGCGATCGCGCGCGCCTTGCTGGCGGAGCCGAAGCTGATCATCCTCGACGAGCCGACGGAGGGTATCCAGCCGTCGATCATCAAGGACATCGGCAATGTGATCCGGCTGTTGCGCCAGCGCGGCGACATGGCGATTCTGCTGTGCGAGCAGTATTTCGATTTCGCGCACGAGCTGGCGGACCAGTTCATGGTGCTTTCGCGCGGCGAGGTGGTGGCGTCGGGCGCGCAGGCGACGATGGGCGATCCGGACGTCAAACGCCATCTGGCGGTTTGA
- a CDS encoding metalloregulator ArsR/SmtB family transcription factor, with product MNQVQAMHTDAADQVFAALGDATRRAIVKLVAQGPQSVSALAAALNVTLTAISQHLRVLQTCGILQTRKVGRVRMCELDGHGLDVLAHWVAVNRRMWEQRFDALDALLHDHTEAK from the coding sequence ATGAACCAAGTACAGGCAATGCACACGGACGCGGCGGACCAGGTTTTCGCCGCGCTCGGAGACGCCACCCGCCGCGCGATCGTTAAGCTGGTCGCCCAGGGGCCGCAATCGGTCAGCGCCCTGGCTGCGGCGCTGAATGTCACGCTTACCGCTATCTCCCAGCATCTTCGCGTACTGCAAACCTGCGGAATTCTGCAGACGCGCAAGGTGGGGCGCGTTCGCATGTGCGAGCTCGACGGCCACGGACTTGATGTTCTCGCGCACTGGGTAGCGGTCAACCGGCGGATGTGGGAACAGCGTTTCGATGCACTGGACGCGCTATTGCATGACCACACGGAGGCGAAATGA
- a CDS encoding response regulator transcription factor, which produces MNFNIEPARGNLVLVVDDVPENLAVLHDALDESGFTVLVANNGEAALQRAAEAQPDIILLDAIMPGMDGFEACRRLKANLATRHIPVVFMTGLTEAEHVVAAFEAGGNDYVTKPLRTGEVLARIAAHMQTARLMDQARSALDAFGNAVIAMSPRDGKIVWQTPLARTLMQGYLVDAELPTWLAATQAAHSQGQSHPPLTLARGARRLIFSAAEFSEDEQWMIVLREESDVAQIEKLMAAFKLTQRESEVLNWLIKGKTNRDIGEILGTSPRTINKHLEHVFVKLGVETRTSAAAVAMTKLRAGGRNEELERS; this is translated from the coding sequence ATGAACTTCAACATTGAACCCGCGCGCGGCAACCTGGTACTGGTGGTCGACGACGTCCCGGAAAACCTCGCCGTGCTGCACGACGCGCTGGACGAATCGGGTTTCACAGTGCTGGTGGCGAACAACGGCGAGGCGGCGTTGCAGCGCGCCGCCGAAGCGCAGCCGGACATCATCCTGCTCGACGCCATCATGCCCGGCATGGACGGCTTCGAAGCGTGCCGCCGGCTGAAAGCCAATCTGGCCACGCGTCATATTCCGGTGGTGTTCATGACCGGCCTGACGGAGGCCGAGCATGTGGTGGCCGCCTTCGAGGCCGGCGGCAACGACTACGTCACCAAGCCGCTGCGCACCGGCGAGGTGCTGGCCAGGATCGCCGCCCACATGCAGACGGCGCGCCTGATGGACCAGGCCCGCAGCGCGCTGGACGCCTTCGGCAATGCGGTCATCGCGATGTCGCCGCGCGACGGCAAGATCGTTTGGCAGACGCCTCTGGCGCGCACCTTGATGCAGGGGTATCTGGTCGACGCCGAGTTACCAACGTGGCTGGCGGCGACGCAGGCCGCGCACAGCCAGGGACAGTCGCACCCGCCCTTGACGCTGGCGCGCGGCGCGCGCAGGTTGATCTTCTCGGCGGCGGAGTTCAGCGAGGACGAGCAATGGATGATCGTGCTGCGTGAGGAGTCCGACGTTGCGCAGATCGAAAAGCTGATGGCGGCCTTCAAACTGACGCAGCGTGAATCGGAGGTGCTGAATTGGCTAATCAAGGGCAAGACCAACCGCGATATCGGCGAGATTCTCGGCACCAGCCCGCGCACGATCAACAAGCACCTGGAGCATGTGTTCGTAAAGCTTGGGGTGGAGACGCGCACCTCGGCGGCGGCTGTCGCCATGACCAAACTGCGCGCCGGCGGCAGAAACGAGGAGCTTGAACGCTCGTGA